The following are from one region of the Leclercia sp. AS011 genome:
- a CDS encoding alpha/beta hydrolase — MRIYPHFLQGTVLINLSLLLVGCISADPHSAAQKIASESGMTSKKFDTYPFPIIGWHRITPPVHSLRVYIEGDGFAWKSRTTPSDNPTPRNPTGLKLAGADTQANVLYLARPCQFIGPPLPANCRVNIWTQDRFSPAVIDAMNEALSQMVARYPGVKLDLVGYSGGGNIAALLAERRDDVRSLRTVAGNLDVAYVNALHQVTPMPAAESAIDRASALRALPQIHYSGEADTTVPSAVARRFQQAVGGRCVQTEVVSGMGHGSDWAAVWPRLLAQGLPAC; from the coding sequence ATGAGGATATATCCTCACTTTTTGCAGGGAACAGTACTGATAAATTTATCTTTATTATTGGTGGGGTGTATTTCTGCCGATCCACATAGTGCTGCACAAAAAATCGCCAGTGAAAGTGGTATGACCAGTAAAAAATTTGACACATATCCCTTCCCGATTATCGGTTGGCATCGGATCACGCCGCCGGTGCATTCCCTGCGGGTCTACATCGAAGGGGATGGCTTTGCCTGGAAGAGTCGCACCACCCCTTCGGATAATCCGACGCCGCGTAATCCGACCGGCCTGAAGCTGGCTGGGGCGGATACGCAGGCAAACGTGTTATATCTTGCCCGGCCCTGTCAGTTTATCGGGCCGCCGTTACCGGCTAACTGCCGCGTCAACATCTGGACGCAGGATCGCTTCTCACCCGCGGTAATAGACGCGATGAACGAGGCGCTCAGCCAGATGGTGGCGCGTTATCCGGGTGTGAAGCTCGATTTGGTGGGCTACTCCGGCGGCGGCAATATCGCCGCGCTGCTGGCGGAGCGCCGGGATGATGTGCGCTCCCTGCGCACGGTGGCCGGCAATCTCGACGTGGCGTATGTCAATGCCCTGCATCAGGTCACCCCGATGCCTGCCGCTGAGAGCGCCATCGATCGTGCTTCCGCGCTGCGCGCCCTGCCGCAGATCCACTACAGCGGCGAAGCCGACACCACCGTGCCGTCCGCGGTCGCCCGCCGTTTTCAACAGGCGGTGGGAGGAAGGTGTGTGCAAACGGAGGTGGTCAGCGGGATGGGGCATGGATCGGACTGGGCGGCAGTCTGGCCGCGACTGCTGGCACAGGGGTTGCCTGCCTGCTGA
- a CDS encoding GntR family transcriptional regulator — protein MKKKEFVTQDLLSKIYQDTTAGPRKLPPERQLAEEYGVSRFTIRQALEKLVSIGVVRIVQGSGIWINEHARNNPLIYNSITEKRFDQMRYRMISLHKRRPDRAAQQIFGIDEESFIWHFCRLRYVDDQPVQLEVSSMPAADFPDLNQQAIERSIQQYVLSKGMNISHMLTTYRAVSVSREQAVILGCKKGSPAMHINNRGILEGGRVFEVSDIIDINYTCTWVSPYNRDNLAWRQNQGV, from the coding sequence ATGAAAAAGAAAGAGTTTGTGACCCAGGATCTGCTGAGCAAAATCTATCAGGACACCACGGCGGGGCCACGCAAACTCCCTCCTGAAAGGCAGCTGGCCGAAGAGTATGGCGTCTCGCGTTTTACTATCCGCCAGGCGCTGGAAAAGCTGGTCAGTATTGGCGTGGTGCGGATCGTGCAGGGGTCGGGGATCTGGATTAACGAGCACGCGCGTAATAATCCGCTGATCTACAACTCGATCACGGAAAAGCGATTCGATCAGATGCGCTATCGGATGATCAGCCTGCATAAAAGGAGGCCCGATCGCGCGGCTCAGCAGATCTTCGGCATCGATGAAGAGAGTTTTATCTGGCACTTTTGCCGTCTGCGCTACGTCGATGACCAGCCCGTACAGCTGGAAGTATCCAGCATGCCCGCCGCCGATTTCCCCGATCTTAATCAGCAGGCGATTGAGCGTTCCATTCAGCAGTATGTATTAAGTAAGGGGATGAATATTTCCCATATGCTGACCACCTACCGGGCGGTCAGCGTCAGCCGCGAACAGGCGGTAATACTGGGCTGCAAAAAAGGCAGCCCGGCAATGCATATTAATAATCGTGGAATACTGGAGGGGGGCCGGGTATTCGAGGTGAGCGATATTATTGATATCAACTATACCTGCACCTGGGTCAGCCCCTATAACCGCGATAATTTAGCCTGGCGACAAAATCAGGGCGTATGA